A genomic segment from Mucilaginibacter terrenus encodes:
- a CDS encoding 7TM diverse intracellular signaling domain-containing protein, which translates to MVKLYQKLFLTLLLWVAGLSLCYAQPVLHVTDSIRQHVFRRGDIACYQEKGNKLEITDVASARLADKFVRSAVVTPEIHDPASTYWYRIKIDRSGSTKNSWLLEFFDQTIDSITVFYPGKNGAYQASLLGSNRPFLQRPYTHKNLIFNLDNGLKGEVTYYLRIRSQQSANVIIVLRAVNYFVSYALDEYFYFGIFYGMILVFGLYNFMMFIAMRQRQYLYYIVYNLSIGLYEMCTDGIAYQYLWQMAPQWNHYAYGIALFLASTFAMLFAQSLLNLKENAPRFNSVLKVIIVARTVFFLLCLFVDRHLFTYKIVEFIPLSVAFVSGCYVLYMGYRPARFFVIGYSFLFIGFIIKTLIALNMWALPVTAFNFYSLSFCFIMEMLFITFAIGDRLRILKREKDEAQQRMIKQLQQNEELKDILNKKLEEQVAERTSELVEKSYLIELQNQELTEVNQLLQQQAEEISRMNVLLEKDNQLLHQDIDKVTHDRVMLAEVDFEEFSKIYPDRETCFKFLAELKWSKGYACRKCSSVQYSNGHLPYSRRCSKCGYEESVIAYTILQNTRIPINKAFYMIFLMYSTKGKISSHKLSEILSIRQSTCWSYSTRIKKAMESMKKELKTAGAKGWSKLVIDTSAEQ; encoded by the coding sequence ATGGTAAAACTCTACCAAAAACTATTTCTTACGTTGTTGTTATGGGTGGCGGGGCTGTCGCTTTGCTATGCGCAACCTGTTTTGCATGTTACCGATAGCATAAGGCAGCACGTTTTCCGCAGGGGAGATATAGCATGTTACCAGGAGAAAGGCAACAAGCTGGAAATTACAGACGTAGCAAGTGCGCGGTTAGCGGATAAATTTGTACGTAGCGCTGTAGTCACCCCCGAGATACATGACCCGGCAAGTACGTATTGGTACCGAATTAAAATTGACCGCTCCGGCTCTACAAAGAACAGCTGGCTGCTAGAGTTTTTTGACCAGACCATTGATAGCATTACAGTTTTCTACCCCGGCAAAAACGGCGCTTACCAAGCGTCGTTACTGGGAAGTAACCGTCCTTTTTTACAACGGCCATATACGCATAAAAACCTCATTTTCAATTTAGACAACGGGCTGAAAGGTGAGGTTACTTATTACTTAAGGATAAGGTCGCAGCAATCTGCAAACGTCATTATTGTTTTACGTGCAGTAAACTACTTTGTAAGTTACGCCTTGGACGAGTACTTCTATTTCGGGATATTCTACGGAATGATCTTGGTATTCGGCTTATACAATTTCATGATGTTTATTGCCATGCGGCAGCGGCAATACCTTTATTACATTGTTTACAACCTCAGCATCGGCTTGTACGAAATGTGTACGGATGGTATTGCTTACCAGTACCTGTGGCAAATGGCACCCCAGTGGAACCATTATGCCTATGGTATAGCATTGTTTTTGGCCAGTACATTCGCCATGCTGTTTGCGCAAAGCCTGCTCAATCTTAAAGAGAATGCCCCACGTTTTAATAGCGTATTGAAGGTAATTATTGTAGCCCGCACGGTATTCTTCCTATTGTGCCTTTTTGTAGACCGTCACCTGTTTACTTATAAGATTGTAGAGTTTATACCCTTGTCGGTAGCGTTTGTATCCGGTTGTTATGTACTATATATGGGGTACCGGCCTGCGCGGTTCTTTGTAATTGGGTATAGCTTCCTTTTTATAGGCTTTATAATAAAAACGCTTATTGCGCTAAATATGTGGGCCTTACCAGTAACGGCATTCAATTTTTATAGCCTGAGCTTTTGCTTTATTATGGAGATGCTGTTCATCACCTTTGCCATAGGCGACAGGCTGCGTATACTAAAGCGTGAAAAGGACGAAGCTCAGCAGCGGATGATAAAACAGCTGCAGCAAAATGAAGAGTTGAAAGATATCCTGAATAAGAAACTTGAGGAGCAGGTGGCAGAGCGCACGAGCGAACTGGTAGAGAAATCCTACCTGATAGAGCTGCAGAACCAGGAGCTTACCGAAGTGAACCAGCTACTGCAGCAGCAAGCGGAGGAAATATCGAGGATGAACGTTCTGCTGGAAAAAGACAATCAACTGCTGCACCAGGATATAGACAAAGTAACACACGACAGGGTGATGCTTGCCGAGGTAGACTTTGAAGAGTTCAGCAAAATATACCCGGATCGGGAGACCTGCTTTAAGTTTTTGGCTGAGCTTAAGTGGTCCAAAGGTTATGCCTGCCGCAAGTGCAGCAGCGTACAATATAGTAATGGCCACCTGCCTTATAGCCGCCGTTGTTCCAAATGCGGATACGAAGAGTCTGTTATCGCGTATACTATCCTGCAGAATACCCGCATCCCGATCAATAAAGCATTTTATATGATCTTCCTGATGTACTCTACTAAAGGGAAGATATCATCACATAAATTGTCAGAGATCCTTTCCATCCGCCAGAGCACCTGCTGGTCGTACAGTACCCGCATTAAGAAGGCTATGGAGAGTATGAAAAAGGAACTGAAAACTGCCGGAGCCAAAGGCTGGAGCAAGCTGGTGATAGACACATCTGCGGAACAGTAA
- a CDS encoding glycoside hydrolase family 30 beta sandwich domain-containing protein, which yields MKINYKFKLLAAAVVTAGLFVNACKKDVGSQTSGGTNASGTTARAANETVSAWLTKGDQSSLLAQSTLNFAADAGTNATTITVDENVTYQGIDGFGYTLTGGSASLLNGLGANQTAVLNELFGTGNGQIGVSYLRISIGASDLSSSDFTYNQTAGDVNMNNFSLAPENTDFLPILKKIVAINPSIKIIATPWTAPTWMKVNTTGNNGYTGGSLNTAYYDAYARYFVKYIQAMKAQGITIDAITPQNEPLNPYNNPSMVMQASEQVTFINNNLGPQLRAAGLNTKIIAYDHNADVPSYATTVVGQAGQYVDGSAFHLYAGNISALTDVHNAYPNKNVYFTEQWVGAPSNFGGDLNWHVNTLIIGATRNWSRNVLEWNLAADPNNNPHTNGGCSTCLGAITVSGTSITRNVAYYIIAHASKFVRPGAVRINSNIAGSISNVAFKNSDGSKVVVALNTGSSTVSFKLKWGAESFTYSLAAGAVVTFKWSGTQSTGGGTGTGAPIGSTITLKGFNNQYVSSENGTQPMNCNRATAGGWEQFTVVDAGGGKIALQSQGKYVSSENGAQAITCSRTTIGDWEKFDWVPTADGKVTFRGNNAKFISSENGTQAMTCSRATASGWEAFGVNQ from the coding sequence ATGAAAATTAACTACAAATTTAAACTTCTTGCGGCTGCAGTAGTTACCGCTGGACTGTTTGTGAATGCCTGTAAAAAGGATGTCGGGTCTCAAACTTCGGGAGGCACAAATGCATCAGGAACTACCGCCCGGGCTGCAAATGAAACGGTAAGTGCCTGGCTTACAAAGGGTGACCAGTCAAGCTTGCTCGCACAAAGCACTCTTAACTTTGCCGCAGATGCAGGTACCAATGCAACAACAATTACTGTGGATGAGAATGTTACTTACCAGGGTATAGATGGCTTTGGCTACACCCTGACGGGCGGAAGCGCCAGTTTATTAAATGGCTTAGGGGCGAACCAGACAGCGGTATTGAATGAGCTTTTTGGCACTGGTAATGGACAGATTGGGGTAAGCTATCTGCGTATTTCTATTGGAGCATCCGACCTTAGTTCTTCCGATTTCACCTACAACCAAACAGCCGGTGATGTAAACATGAATAACTTCAGCCTTGCACCGGAAAACACTGATTTCCTGCCTATTCTGAAAAAGATAGTAGCTATCAACCCCAGTATCAAGATCATCGCCACACCGTGGACAGCACCTACCTGGATGAAGGTGAACACCACTGGTAATAACGGCTATACTGGAGGCAGTCTTAACACTGCTTACTATGATGCTTATGCACGGTATTTCGTAAAGTACATACAAGCAATGAAAGCACAGGGTATAACCATTGATGCCATTACGCCTCAGAACGAGCCACTTAATCCGTATAATAATCCAAGCATGGTAATGCAGGCCAGTGAGCAGGTGACGTTTATCAACAACAACCTTGGCCCGCAATTACGTGCTGCCGGCTTAAATACCAAGATTATTGCTTACGATCATAATGCAGATGTGCCAAGCTACGCCACAACAGTGGTGGGGCAGGCTGGGCAGTATGTAGATGGGTCAGCGTTTCACTTGTATGCGGGCAATATCAGCGCGCTTACGGATGTACACAATGCGTATCCCAATAAGAACGTCTACTTCACCGAGCAATGGGTTGGTGCGCCAAGCAACTTCGGGGGTGACCTTAACTGGCACGTTAACACGCTCATAATAGGTGCAACACGTAACTGGAGCCGCAATGTACTGGAGTGGAATCTGGCCGCTGACCCTAATAACAACCCACACACCAACGGTGGCTGCAGCACTTGTTTAGGCGCTATTACAGTAAGCGGTACATCTATTACCCGTAACGTGGCTTATTACATAATAGCCCACGCGTCGAAATTTGTTAGGCCCGGGGCTGTGCGCATTAACTCTAACATTGCGGGGAGTATATCAAACGTAGCTTTTAAAAATAGCGATGGCTCAAAAGTGGTTGTAGCGCTTAATACCGGCAGCAGCACAGTAAGCTTTAAACTAAAATGGGGTGCCGAGTCTTTCACTTACAGCCTGGCTGCAGGTGCAGTGGTTACCTTCAAATGGAGCGGTACGCAATCTACAGGTGGCGGCACCGGAACAGGGGCTCCAATTGGTTCTACCATCACGCTTAAGGGCTTTAACAACCAGTATGTAAGCAGCGAAAATGGCACGCAGCCAATGAATTGCAACCGGGCTACAGCAGGTGGATGGGAGCAATTTACCGTGGTCGATGCCGGCGGAGGTAAAATAGCGCTGCAAAGCCAGGGCAAGTACGTGTCGTCAGAAAATGGTGCTCAGGCTATAACCTGTAGTCGTACTACTATTGGCGACTGGGAGAAGTTCGACTGGGTACCCACTGCAGATGGCAAGGTCACGTTCCGCGGTAACAATGCAAAGTTCATCAGCAGCGAAAACGGGACACAGGCCATGACCTGCTCGCGCGCCACAGCATCCGGGTGGGAAGCGTTCGGTGTGAACCAGTAA
- a CDS encoding family 16 glycosylhydrolase — MKKQLSDFLKSTGILLALGVMAVSCKKDVSRSGVDKLTAPSGSATTTSPRALTLVWSDEFNGTTIDGSKWNVDNGNPNVNNEKEYYQAANAAVTGGNLVITAKNQSMGGQPYTSAKLNTSGKFSIKYGRIEARIKLPAFQGSWPAFWMLGQNIGQVGWPQCGEIDIMEQTNTSNTILGTMHWNNNGHVYYGNSITATATDYHVYAVEWDANSIRWYVDGTLFNTGNIQNNINNTEEFHLPFYIILNLAVGGDLPGNNINNGALPANMYVDYVRVYNITSGTGSTAPIGQTVTLKGFNNQYVSGENGTQAMWCNRPSPQAWEQFTIVDAGGGKIALQSQGKYVSSENGTQAITCNRTTIGDWEKFDWVPTSDGKVTFRGSNGKFISSENGTAAMTCSRATASGWEAFGVNQ, encoded by the coding sequence ATGAAAAAGCAATTATCTGACTTTCTTAAAAGTACCGGCATCCTGCTGGCGCTTGGCGTGATGGCTGTATCTTGTAAAAAAGATGTAAGCCGGTCTGGGGTTGATAAGCTTACGGCGCCTTCAGGCAGTGCAACTACAACCTCGCCGCGTGCTTTAACACTGGTTTGGAGCGATGAGTTTAACGGCACCACCATTGACGGCAGCAAGTGGAACGTTGACAACGGCAACCCGAATGTGAACAACGAGAAGGAGTATTACCAGGCAGCCAATGCTGCAGTAACAGGTGGAAACCTGGTGATTACTGCCAAAAACCAGAGTATGGGCGGCCAACCATACACATCTGCAAAGCTTAATACATCCGGAAAATTCAGTATTAAATATGGTCGTATTGAGGCCAGGATAAAGCTCCCGGCCTTTCAGGGGAGCTGGCCTGCATTCTGGATGCTGGGCCAAAACATAGGTCAGGTGGGCTGGCCGCAGTGTGGCGAAATAGACATAATGGAGCAAACCAACACCAGCAACACTATACTGGGTACTATGCACTGGAATAACAATGGCCATGTGTACTACGGCAACAGCATTACCGCTACCGCGACTGATTACCACGTTTATGCGGTGGAATGGGATGCTAACAGCATCAGGTGGTATGTAGACGGAACTTTGTTTAACACCGGCAACATTCAAAACAATATTAATAACACAGAAGAGTTCCACTTGCCATTCTACATAATCCTGAATCTTGCTGTAGGCGGAGATCTGCCGGGTAACAACATTAACAACGGCGCACTTCCTGCCAATATGTATGTAGATTACGTTAGGGTGTATAACATTACCAGCGGTACAGGCAGCACAGCACCTATAGGGCAAACGGTAACGCTTAAAGGTTTTAACAACCAATATGTAAGCGGCGAAAATGGTACACAAGCTATGTGGTGCAACCGCCCGTCTCCACAAGCATGGGAGCAATTTACTATTGTAGATGCAGGTGGTGGTAAAATTGCCCTGCAAAGCCAGGGTAAATATGTCTCCTCAGAAAATGGTACTCAGGCTATTACCTGTAACCGCACTACTATTGGCGATTGGGAAAAGTTTGATTGGGTACCAACCAGTGATGGAAAGGTTACTTTTAGAGGAAGTAACGGTAAATTCATTAGCAGTGAAAACGGAACGGCGGCAATGACGTGTTCACGTGCAACGGCATCAGGCTGGGAAGCCTTCGGGGTCAATCAATAA
- a CDS encoding 3-keto-disaccharide hydrolase gives MNKLLACLCCVLCLVTGSSFQPASEWTPLLDKTLSSWEIYQSFYHKLGYKGQAPTDENGKLIEPIGYNKNQANVFSVDMVSGEPVLHVTGEIYGCVFTKQEFENYHLRLKYKWGEKKWVPRIYELKDSGLLYHSQGPAGVEYWRSWMLSQEFQIIEHSPGDYWSQASSQADIHAVKDSSYRFDTKGPLTSFGGATGHGGFCQAGTDMDKVGEWNQIDLITYGDKSLQIVNGKVVNALSGSRYKDGDVLKPLIKGKLQLQSEAAEIYYKDIQIKSIKGIPAEYAAYFK, from the coding sequence ATGAACAAACTTCTTGCCTGCCTTTGCTGTGTATTGTGCCTTGTTACAGGTTCGTCTTTTCAGCCGGCATCTGAATGGACCCCTTTGCTGGATAAAACACTGTCCAGTTGGGAGATATACCAAAGCTTTTACCATAAACTGGGCTATAAAGGGCAGGCACCAACAGATGAGAATGGAAAGTTGATAGAACCCATTGGCTACAACAAGAACCAGGCTAACGTATTCTCGGTAGATATGGTGAGCGGTGAGCCTGTTCTGCATGTTACAGGTGAGATTTATGGTTGTGTTTTCACCAAGCAGGAGTTTGAAAATTACCACTTACGCTTAAAGTATAAATGGGGCGAAAAGAAGTGGGTACCGCGTATATACGAGTTAAAAGATAGCGGATTGCTATATCACTCGCAGGGACCTGCAGGTGTTGAGTACTGGCGCAGCTGGATGCTAAGCCAGGAGTTCCAGATCATAGAGCATAGCCCGGGCGATTACTGGTCACAGGCATCTTCACAGGCCGACATTCACGCGGTAAAAGATTCAAGCTACAGGTTTGATACTAAAGGCCCGCTTACCTCTTTCGGGGGAGCAACAGGTCATGGCGGTTTTTGCCAAGCCGGTACCGACATGGATAAAGTGGGCGAATGGAACCAGATAGACCTGATTACTTACGGCGATAAAAGCTTGCAGATAGTTAACGGCAAAGTGGTTAACGCGCTTTCAGGCTCAAGGTATAAAGATGGCGATGTATTAAAGCCGCTCATTAAAGGCAAGCTGCAGCTACAGAGCGAGGCTGCTGAGATCTATTACAAAGACATCCAGATAAAGTCGATAAAAGGGATCCCTGCGGAGTACGCTGCTTACTTCAAATAA
- a CDS encoding prohibitin family protein yields the protein MFLIILGIIILFAGIMVKRSTEPFGRFGGIVSAVGIAVAVLGFITSSFKVIDAGTVGVQVLFGKVQPASLESGLHVINPLVDVKTFNVQTQNYTMSAVHSEGEVQGDDAIRVLSSDGLEVTIDLSVLYKVDPLKAPYILQNIGADYVDKIVRPVARTAIRDNAVNYAAVDLYSTKRQEFQDKINRTILESFAKRGLVLQQILVRNISLPASVRASIESKIQAEQDAQKMTFVLQKERQEADRKRVEAQGIADYQKILSTGLSDKQLQYELIKAQKDIALSPNAKVIILGNSKNTPIMLTDK from the coding sequence ATGTTTTTGATCATTCTCGGTATCATTATCCTGTTTGCGGGTATAATGGTAAAACGCTCTACCGAACCTTTTGGCCGGTTTGGCGGCATCGTAAGTGCTGTTGGTATAGCTGTTGCGGTATTGGGCTTTATAACATCCTCTTTTAAGGTGATAGATGCCGGTACCGTAGGCGTTCAGGTTTTATTTGGCAAAGTGCAGCCTGCATCTTTAGAAAGCGGTTTGCATGTTATTAATCCACTTGTGGATGTAAAGACGTTTAACGTACAAACGCAAAACTACACTATGAGTGCCGTGCACTCGGAGGGTGAAGTACAAGGCGACGACGCTATACGCGTACTATCATCAGACGGGCTGGAGGTCACTATTGATTTATCTGTACTTTACAAGGTAGATCCGCTTAAAGCACCTTACATACTGCAAAATATAGGTGCAGACTACGTGGACAAGATTGTTCGCCCGGTAGCACGCACCGCCATACGTGATAACGCGGTTAATTATGCAGCTGTAGACCTCTACTCGACAAAACGGCAGGAGTTTCAGGATAAAATCAACCGCACCATATTAGAAAGCTTTGCAAAACGCGGCTTAGTGCTTCAGCAGATACTGGTTAGGAACATCTCTCTCCCAGCTTCTGTAAGAGCTAGTATTGAATCAAAAATTCAGGCTGAACAGGATGCTCAGAAGATGACCTTTGTGCTGCAGAAAGAGCGTCAGGAGGCGGACCGTAAGCGTGTAGAAGCACAGGGTATAGCTGACTATCAGAAAATACTTTCAACCGGTTTATCTGACAAGCAGCTGCAATATGAATTAATTAAGGCGCAAAAAGATATCGCTTTATCACCTAATGCAAAAGTTATAATTCTTGGCAATAGCAAGAATACCCCAATAATGCTGACTGATAAGTAG
- a CDS encoding DUF6358 family protein, with the protein MGKKLALNVLYNIGIMICLFTAYWGFEHARYEFLIGALFIGGVFIMLKMKLIKEVKQNIRN; encoded by the coding sequence ATGGGTAAGAAGCTGGCTTTAAATGTGCTTTACAACATAGGCATAATGATATGCCTTTTTACAGCTTACTGGGGGTTTGAGCACGCACGTTATGAATTTCTAATAGGCGCTTTATTTATTGGCGGCGTTTTTATAATGCTGAAGATGAAGCTTATTAAAGAAGTAAAACAAAACATACGGAACTAA
- a CDS encoding rhodanese-like domain-containing protein translates to MKEITVQELKEKIDNNEDFQLIDVREDFEYETSNIGGKLIPLGGILIEADQVAKDKPVVIMCRSGKRSSVALHQLESQGFTNLYNLKGGILAWQAEIDPTISVY, encoded by the coding sequence ATGAAAGAGATTACGGTACAGGAATTAAAAGAGAAGATAGATAACAACGAAGACTTCCAACTGATAGATGTACGCGAGGATTTTGAATACGAGACCTCTAACATAGGCGGCAAACTTATACCTCTGGGCGGTATACTTATTGAGGCAGACCAGGTAGCTAAAGACAAACCGGTAGTTATTATGTGCCGCAGCGGTAAACGCAGCTCGGTAGCGCTTCATCAGCTGGAAAGCCAGGGTTTTACTAACCTTTACAATCTTAAAGGTGGCATACTTGCATGGCAAGCCGAAATTGACCCAACAATCAGCGTATATTAA
- a CDS encoding DUF4407 domain-containing protein, with translation MKKITRFFWFCSGAHIDTLKKYPIEHNKYVGIGATIFFTALFAALSGGYAMYFVFSGSAFAVGFAILFGLLWGTAIFNMDRYIVSSINKEGTTGQQILQASPRILLAIMIGVVISRPLELKIFDKEIRDKLKTAYLKGQHSKIDTLQKTYQQKYAQELVKNTDLKKEKDSLERDINRSRYELNQEVFGDKTNQTSGITGYGTYAKQKEQVLKEKQDRLKTVTENLGQMDDYLARRKDYEGLNSTRLFSNQQLDSLANIAGFADRNWALGQLSYNVNGTRDLDTYLAISFIGYLFILFECLPVFVKLMSPKGPYDTAVAKVAEADVHYADKDKERYMAVTDSTYDHNLDADIDRRKRIITAQSEYDLSRHSYD, from the coding sequence ATGAAGAAAATAACCCGGTTTTTTTGGTTCTGTTCCGGTGCACATATAGATACTTTAAAGAAATACCCTATAGAACATAACAAATATGTGGGTATAGGCGCTACTATATTTTTCACCGCTCTGTTTGCCGCACTTTCCGGCGGCTATGCTATGTACTTCGTATTCAGCGGCAGCGCTTTCGCCGTCGGCTTTGCTATTCTGTTCGGATTGCTGTGGGGCACTGCTATTTTTAATATGGACAGGTACATTGTGTCGAGTATCAATAAAGAAGGCACAACAGGTCAGCAAATACTGCAGGCATCGCCGCGTATACTGCTTGCCATTATGATAGGCGTGGTAATATCGCGCCCATTGGAGCTGAAGATTTTTGATAAGGAAATCCGCGACAAGCTGAAGACTGCTTATCTTAAAGGGCAGCACAGCAAGATAGATACGCTGCAAAAAACTTATCAGCAGAAGTACGCCCAGGAACTGGTGAAAAACACCGACCTGAAAAAGGAGAAGGATTCGCTTGAGCGCGACATCAATCGCTCACGCTATGAGCTTAACCAGGAGGTATTTGGAGACAAAACCAACCAAACATCCGGTATAACGGGTTATGGCACCTATGCTAAGCAAAAAGAACAGGTTTTAAAAGAAAAGCAGGACCGCCTTAAAACCGTTACAGAAAATCTCGGGCAAATGGATGATTACCTTGCCCGCAGAAAGGATTACGAGGGATTGAACAGCACCCGTTTGTTCAGTAACCAGCAACTGGACAGCCTGGCTAATATAGCAGGTTTTGCCGACCGAAACTGGGCGTTGGGGCAGCTTTCCTATAATGTAAACGGCACGCGCGATCTGGATACTTATCTCGCAATTTCCTTTATAGGCTACCTTTTTATATTGTTTGAGTGCTTACCGGTATTTGTTAAGCTGATGTCTCCTAAAGGGCCTTATGATACTGCCGTAGCGAAGGTGGCGGAAGCTGATGTTCATTATGCGGATAAAGACAAAGAACGATACATGGCAGTTACCGACAGTACTTACGATCATAACCTGGATGCCGATATAGACAGGCGAAAGCGGATTATAACTGCACAGTCTGAGTATGATCTCAGCCGTCACAGTTATGATTAG
- a CDS encoding M61 family metallopeptidase, which translates to MKKILSLGAASLLSLTALAQTAPNTISYTVSFPNAAHHEAEIAMSIPQVPAGPLKVRMSRSSPGRYATHEFGKNVYNVKAFGEGNKPLAINQLEGDVYQIPSHGATVKITYTLFGNWTDGTYASIEPSHAHLNMPASFMWAYGMDKRPVTFKFNDLDKYGWKVATQLNPIGGGVYYARDLQYMMDSPTELSAYKEAKWTVKNANGKDETIKLSTHSDDDQSVIDNFATMVQKVVLEEKAVFGELPTYDYGSYVFLHDVHPSTAGDGMEHRNSTVIVQPIGKVGGNEVRLLGTFSHEYFHSWNVERIRPKTLEPFNFEHANMSNELWCAEGFTQYYGELVLTRAGFHTPEEYARTAAGLINSVLNTPGAKYYSPIQASRYAVYADAGVAVDQLNTTNIFTSYYVYGGATALALDLRLRAEFGKTLDDFMRQLWLTHGKTEKAYTVADLQTVLAQVTNATFAADFFKRYIYGVEKNDYEKLLANAGFVLRKAQPGKAWLGSAGAQLRGRSGQSNTGEGGVPISSPTAKGSPLYKAGIDAGDVILKVDGNAVDAAGLQKAVADKRPGDIITVTYKDRLGEHDTKVTLEENPSYEVVTYEAAGKEITKQQQDFRNSWLSSKVK; encoded by the coding sequence ATGAAGAAAATTTTGTCTTTAGGAGCGGCTTCCTTATTGTCGCTTACCGCGTTGGCACAAACAGCGCCTAACACTATCAGCTACACGGTTTCATTTCCAAATGCGGCTCATCATGAAGCTGAAATAGCTATGAGCATTCCGCAGGTACCTGCGGGTCCGCTTAAGGTACGCATGAGCCGTTCATCGCCGGGCAGGTACGCTACACACGAATTTGGCAAGAACGTTTACAACGTAAAGGCATTCGGCGAGGGTAACAAGCCGTTAGCTATTAACCAATTGGAAGGCGATGTGTATCAGATACCCAGCCACGGTGCGACTGTTAAGATCACCTACACGCTTTTTGGCAACTGGACAGATGGGACATACGCCAGTATAGAGCCCAGCCACGCGCATTTAAACATGCCAGCATCGTTTATGTGGGCATATGGTATGGATAAGCGGCCTGTTACCTTTAAGTTTAACGATCTTGATAAATACGGTTGGAAAGTTGCTACACAACTTAACCCTATTGGCGGTGGCGTTTACTATGCGCGCGATCTGCAATATATGATGGATAGCCCTACTGAGCTATCCGCCTACAAAGAGGCCAAGTGGACCGTCAAAAATGCCAATGGTAAGGATGAGACCATCAAGCTCAGCACCCACTCAGACGATGACCAAAGTGTTATAGACAACTTTGCTACAATGGTGCAAAAAGTTGTACTGGAGGAGAAAGCTGTATTTGGAGAACTGCCGACGTACGATTATGGCAGCTACGTTTTCCTGCATGATGTACACCCAAGCACCGCCGGCGACGGTATGGAGCACCGTAATTCAACTGTTATTGTACAACCAATTGGTAAAGTCGGTGGCAATGAAGTACGCCTGCTGGGTACCTTTTCACACGAATACTTCCACAGCTGGAATGTAGAACGCATTCGCCCTAAAACGTTAGAGCCTTTCAATTTTGAGCACGCAAACATGAGCAACGAGCTTTGGTGCGCGGAAGGTTTTACTCAATATTACGGAGAGTTAGTGCTTACCCGTGCAGGCTTCCATACGCCTGAAGAGTATGCACGTACTGCAGCCGGTTTGATAAATTCTGTACTAAATACTCCCGGTGCAAAATATTACAGCCCTATACAGGCAAGCCGCTACGCGGTTTATGCAGATGCCGGTGTTGCCGTAGATCAACTGAACACAACTAATATATTCACCAGTTATTATGTATACGGCGGCGCAACTGCGCTGGCTCTGGACCTTCGCTTACGCGCCGAGTTTGGTAAAACGCTTGATGATTTTATGCGTCAGCTGTGGCTTACCCACGGTAAAACAGAAAAAGCGTATACAGTTGCAGATCTTCAGACTGTATTGGCACAAGTAACCAATGCGACCTTCGCAGCAGATTTCTTTAAGCGCTACATCTATGGTGTAGAAAAGAATGATTACGAAAAATTGCTGGCAAATGCAGGCTTCGTGCTTCGCAAAGCGCAGCCGGGTAAAGCCTGGTTAGGTTCTGCAGGTGCGCAATTAAGGGGACGTTCAGGTCAGTCCAACACCGGAGAAGGCGGGGTGCCTATTTCATCACCAACAGCTAAAGGTAGTCCGCTTTACAAAGCAGGTATCGATGCAGGTGACGTGATCTTAAAGGTAGATGGTAATGCAGTAGATGCAGCCGGCTTACAAAAAGCGGTTGCTGATAAAAGGCCTGGCGACATAATTACAGTAACGTATAAAGACCGTTTAGGTGAACACGACACCAAAGTAACCCTGGAAGAAAACCCTAGCTACGAGGTGGTAACCTATGAAGCAGCTGGTAAAGAAATAACCAAACAACAGCAAGACTTCCGCAATAGTTGGTTGTCATCAAAAGTAAAATAA